A genomic region of Synechococcus sp. NOUM97013 contains the following coding sequences:
- a CDS encoding HupE/UreJ family protein, translated as MPLLFAHLMQTGFGGFYDGIAHLFLTPSDLLLVLGLALLAGQQGPQGGRLLLTLLPLSWWIGLAIGQRWGLDLTLALLSTVLFTAVGVLVALSLRLSVQLLAFTVAGSGLLFGLINGFTMPSASSGLPLDVLGVVSAVAVLSVLISAQVAATHSTGFRMAVRVAGSWIAAAGLLSLGLLLKA; from the coding sequence ATGCCCCTGTTGTTTGCGCACCTGATGCAGACCGGTTTCGGTGGCTTCTACGACGGCATCGCGCACCTGTTCCTGACGCCATCGGATCTGTTGCTGGTGCTGGGTCTGGCGTTGCTCGCCGGTCAGCAGGGTCCTCAGGGAGGTCGCCTGCTGCTGACGCTGCTGCCGTTGAGCTGGTGGATCGGGCTTGCGATCGGTCAGCGTTGGGGCCTGGATCTCACGCTGGCGTTGCTCTCCACTGTGCTGTTCACCGCGGTGGGTGTGCTGGTGGCGTTGTCACTGCGCCTGTCGGTGCAGCTGCTCGCCTTCACGGTGGCTGGCTCCGGTCTGCTCTTTGGTCTGATCAACGGGTTCACGATGCCCTCCGCATCGAGCGGGTTGCCCCTGGATGTGTTGGGGGTGGTCAGTGCCGTGGCGGTGTTGTCGGTGTTGATCAGTGCTCAGGTGGCGGCAACCCACAGCACTGGTTTTCGCATGGCGGTGCGTGTGGCTGGCAGTTGGATCGCTGCCGCAGGGCTGCTGTCGCTCGGCCTGTTGCTTAAAGCCTGA
- a CDS encoding HupE/UreJ family protein, whose protein sequence is MRWRWLLLALLLSLLPSAALAHVPEGGAGSVMAGLLHPVTGIDHVVAMVAVGLWGAVLGAPAIWLLPVAFPMVMAFGGLMGLLDLPLPGVETGIALSALVLGVLVMLQQRLPLALAAVLVGLFALFHGYAHGVELPDGADALLFSLAFVAATGLLHLVGIGLGEARRLAWGHRLLQVVGAVIAVVGVWSLIQVGAA, encoded by the coding sequence ATGCGTTGGCGTTGGTTGCTGTTGGCTCTGCTGCTGTCATTGCTTCCCTCGGCTGCCTTGGCCCATGTGCCGGAGGGTGGAGCCGGCAGCGTGATGGCTGGCCTGCTTCATCCCGTGACCGGCATCGATCACGTGGTGGCGATGGTGGCCGTCGGCCTCTGGGGTGCGGTGTTGGGAGCGCCGGCAATCTGGCTGCTGCCCGTGGCCTTCCCGATGGTGATGGCCTTCGGTGGCCTGATGGGCCTGCTCGATCTGCCGTTGCCCGGCGTCGAGACCGGCATTGCCCTGTCGGCTCTGGTGCTGGGGGTGTTGGTGATGCTGCAGCAGCGCCTGCCGCTCGCGCTGGCTGCCGTGCTGGTGGGTCTGTTTGCCTTGTTTCACGGTTATGCCCACGGCGTGGAGCTTCCGGATGGTGCTGATGCGTTGCTGTTCAGCCTGGCCTTCGTTGCTGCCACCGGTTTGCTCCATCTGGTGGGAATCGGCCTGGGTGAAGCGCGGCGTCTGGCCTGGGGGCATCGCCTGCTGCAGGTGGTCGGTGCCGTGATCGCAGTGGTTGGGGTCTGGTCGTTGATCCAGGTGGGAGCCGCGTGA
- a CDS encoding HupE/UreJ family protein — MVRRVLLPLLMVVALLMPRLVAAHDLFPGFLELQATGASTYQVLWKLPLLQGQRLPIAPRFPEDCALQGAPDSRQEATALVYEAELSCRQPLEGRVIRIDGLASAGTEVLLRVRPWQTEALQTLLIQPEQPEAVIPTASEADQQPGVWSYLRLGIEHILLGVDHLLLLLGLVLIVRDGWMLLKTVTAFTLANSITLSVSAIGIVQVPAAPLNAAIALSILFIGTEVVRFMRGQTSFTLRHPWVLACGFGLLHGFGYARGLAELGLPHHELLLALLLFNVGIEIGQDVFVVLVLALERAFRQLQIRWPLWVRRVPAWTIGCAGAYWTIETTVSLIKGGV; from the coding sequence ATGGTGCGTCGCGTTCTGCTGCCCTTGCTGATGGTCGTGGCCCTGCTGATGCCGCGGTTGGTTGCAGCCCACGACCTGTTCCCTGGTTTTCTCGAATTGCAGGCCACAGGTGCCAGCACCTATCAGGTGCTCTGGAAGTTGCCGCTGCTGCAGGGGCAACGGCTACCAATCGCACCACGTTTCCCCGAAGACTGTGCCCTGCAGGGGGCACCCGACAGCCGTCAGGAGGCCACGGCCCTCGTCTACGAGGCCGAGCTCAGTTGCCGTCAGCCGTTGGAAGGTCGCGTGATCAGGATTGATGGGTTGGCCTCCGCCGGCACGGAGGTGCTGCTGCGGGTGCGCCCGTGGCAGACGGAAGCGCTGCAGACCCTGTTGATCCAACCGGAGCAGCCCGAAGCGGTCATTCCCACCGCCTCCGAGGCGGATCAGCAACCCGGCGTCTGGTCGTATCTGCGCCTGGGGATCGAGCACATCCTTCTGGGTGTCGACCACCTGCTGCTGCTGCTGGGTCTTGTGCTGATCGTGCGCGATGGATGGATGCTGCTGAAAACCGTCACGGCATTCACGCTCGCCAACAGCATCACCCTGTCGGTGTCTGCCATCGGCATCGTTCAGGTGCCCGCAGCACCACTGAATGCAGCCATCGCCTTGTCGATCCTGTTCATCGGCACGGAAGTGGTGCGGTTCATGCGTGGACAGACCAGTTTCACGCTCCGTCATCCCTGGGTGCTGGCCTGCGGTTTCGGGCTTTTGCACGGCTTCGGGTATGCCCGTGGGCTCGCGGAGCTGGGCTTGCCGCATCACGAACTGCTGCTGGCCCTGTTGCTGTTCAACGTGGGCATCGAGATCGGTCAAGACGTGTTTGTGGTGTTGGTGCTGGCGCTGGAGCGTGCGTTCCGACAGCTGCAGATCCGCTGGCCTCTTTGGGTCCGGCGCGTTCCCGCCTGGACCATCGGTTGTGCCGGTGCTTACTGGACGATTGAGACCACGGTGTCCCTGATCAAAGGAGGTGTTTGA
- a CDS encoding peptidyl-prolyl cis-trans isomerase, translating to MSWPDRLRTLVQEPIVPFLIVGAGLFGLQGALDAKAPKGDTQIVVSNDQAVAMVQAFARTWQRPPSQEELERLFDEHVRTEVFVREAMALGLDRNDTIVRRRLRQKMEFVSHGEQPLPTPSDQQLQAHLEAHPERFSSEPRFSFQQVFLDPSRRGEQLTRDAEALLAQLNQGDAAADPSSLGDPLAMVSASREGESRSELLAQFGSTFTDALQQQPKGRWVGPISSAYGIHLVRVSSIVPAELPPLDHVRDGVLRDWQDVQRQEHQESYYRDLLARYSVRVPQF from the coding sequence ATGTCCTGGCCTGATCGACTGCGCACGCTGGTTCAGGAACCGATCGTTCCATTTCTGATCGTGGGTGCTGGCCTGTTTGGTCTGCAGGGAGCCTTGGATGCGAAGGCTCCCAAGGGAGACACGCAGATCGTTGTCAGCAACGACCAAGCGGTGGCCATGGTCCAGGCGTTTGCACGCACCTGGCAACGTCCCCCCTCGCAGGAGGAGCTGGAGCGGTTGTTCGATGAACACGTGCGCACGGAGGTGTTCGTGCGCGAGGCGATGGCCCTTGGGTTGGATCGCAACGACACGATCGTGCGTCGCCGGTTGCGTCAGAAAATGGAATTCGTCAGCCATGGCGAGCAGCCCCTGCCAACCCCCAGCGATCAGCAGCTGCAGGCCCATCTCGAGGCCCATCCGGAGCGTTTCAGCAGCGAGCCCCGCTTCAGCTTCCAGCAGGTGTTCCTTGATCCATCCCGCCGGGGTGAGCAGTTGACGCGTGATGCCGAGGCGTTGCTGGCTCAGCTCAACCAGGGTGATGCCGCAGCTGATCCGTCGTCCCTGGGGGACCCCCTGGCGATGGTCTCAGCCAGCAGGGAGGGCGAGAGCCGCAGTGAATTGCTGGCGCAGTTCGGCTCCACCTTCACCGACGCCCTGCAACAACAACCGAAGGGCCGCTGGGTCGGTCCGATCAGCTCGGCCTACGGCATTCATCTGGTGCGCGTGTCGTCCATCGTCCCCGCTGAACTCCCGCCCCTGGATCATGTGCGTGATGGCGTCTTGCGTGACTGGCAAGACGTGCAGCGGCAGGAGCATCAGGAGAGCTATTACCGCGATCTGCTGGCCCGTTACAGCGTGCGCGTGCCCCAGTTCTGA
- a CDS encoding DUF3604 domain-containing protein → MPSRVRALALTGVIALASGLSSCTSGPGTPLESKAAASSVIEDPQCASGNRAYFGDTHLHTALSPDAGLAGTKLGLDEAYRFARGETVTSNSGQQAALKRPLDFLVVADHAENLGLAQGMEKSDPELLKSPLGQQLNDLLKAGKGLEAFNLLVQKMGGGRDALISNDAYMRSVWEYNTEVAERYNAPGKFSTLIGYEWTSQPGGGNLHRVVVFRDNKALADQILPFSAFDSEDVEDLWAFMNYYEENTGGRVLAIPHNGNLSSGTMFLPRHQKTGEPIDADYARMRHRFEPLVEVTQAKGTGETHPLLSPEDEFAGFNIVDHTNLGGTKPITPDMYPYEYARAALRQGLQLEQQLGVNPFKFGMVGSTDSHSSLPSTAEDNWWGKAPMLEPSPERWKDVLIKSAKDASLDLTALQLGASGLAGVWASGNTRTALWDAMARKEVFGTSGTRLTVRVYGGYDYTGEELKAADWAQQVCADGVPMGGDLMAASEGQIPSLLVQARKDPDGANLDRIQVVKGWLDADGETHEQVFDVSWSDPDQRMRGADGKVPSVGSSVNEREATYTNTIGAPTLTGYWKDPAFDPSQKAFYYVRVIEIPTPTWLAYDRKNYNLYDEMPATAPYTSQERAYTSPIWYNPS, encoded by the coding sequence ATGCCCAGTCGTGTTCGTGCTCTGGCCCTCACCGGCGTTATCGCTCTGGCCTCCGGCCTGTCCTCCTGCACCAGTGGACCTGGCACTCCTTTGGAGTCGAAGGCCGCGGCATCGTCGGTGATCGAGGACCCGCAGTGCGCCAGTGGCAACCGTGCTTACTTCGGTGACACCCACCTCCACACGGCCTTGTCGCCTGACGCCGGTCTGGCGGGCACCAAGCTGGGACTCGACGAGGCCTATCGCTTTGCCAGGGGTGAAACGGTCACCAGCAATTCCGGTCAGCAGGCGGCTTTGAAGCGACCGCTCGACTTTCTCGTGGTGGCCGATCATGCCGAAAACCTGGGCCTTGCTCAGGGCATGGAGAAGTCGGATCCTGAGCTGCTCAAATCACCCTTAGGCCAACAGCTCAACGACCTGTTGAAAGCAGGCAAGGGGTTGGAAGCCTTCAACTTGTTGGTCCAGAAGATGGGTGGTGGTCGCGACGCCCTGATCTCCAATGACGCTTACATGCGCAGCGTCTGGGAATACAACACCGAGGTGGCGGAGCGATACAACGCTCCTGGCAAGTTCAGCACCTTGATTGGCTACGAGTGGACCAGCCAACCTGGCGGCGGCAATCTCCACCGGGTGGTCGTCTTCCGCGACAACAAGGCACTGGCGGATCAGATCCTGCCGTTCTCCGCTTTTGATTCCGAAGACGTGGAGGATCTCTGGGCCTTCATGAACTACTACGAGGAGAACACCGGTGGGCGGGTGCTGGCCATCCCCCACAACGGCAACCTCTCCAGCGGCACCATGTTCCTGCCGCGTCATCAAAAAACCGGCGAGCCGATTGATGCCGATTACGCCCGGATGCGCCATCGCTTTGAGCCGCTGGTGGAGGTGACGCAGGCCAAGGGCACCGGAGAGACCCACCCGCTGCTGTCGCCGGAAGACGAGTTCGCTGGCTTCAACATTGTCGATCACACCAACCTGGGCGGCACCAAACCCATCACGCCGGACATGTACCCCTATGAGTACGCCCGTGCAGCCCTAAGGCAAGGTCTGCAGCTCGAGCAGCAGCTTGGCGTGAACCCGTTCAAGTTCGGGATGGTCGGCTCCACCGACTCCCACTCCAGCCTTCCCTCCACCGCTGAAGACAATTGGTGGGGCAAGGCTCCGATGCTGGAGCCCAGCCCCGAGCGTTGGAAAGACGTCCTGATCAAGTCCGCGAAGGATGCCTCCCTCGACCTCACCGCCCTGCAGCTGGGGGCGTCCGGTCTTGCTGGGGTCTGGGCTTCCGGCAACACCCGCACGGCCCTCTGGGATGCGATGGCGCGCAAGGAGGTGTTCGGCACCAGTGGCACCCGCCTCACCGTCCGTGTCTACGGCGGGTACGACTACACCGGTGAGGAGCTCAAGGCGGCGGACTGGGCCCAGCAGGTCTGTGCCGATGGGGTGCCGATGGGTGGTGATCTGATGGCGGCCAGCGAGGGTCAGATTCCCTCCTTGCTGGTGCAGGCCCGGAAGGATCCGGATGGCGCCAATCTCGATCGGATTCAGGTGGTCAAGGGCTGGCTGGATGCCGATGGCGAAACCCATGAACAGGTGTTCGATGTGTCGTGGAGTGATCCGGATCAGCGCATGCGTGGTGCCGACGGCAAGGTGCCATCGGTCGGTTCGAGCGTGAATGAGCGTGAGGCCACTTACACCAACACCATTGGCGCTCCGACCTTGACGGGCTACTGGAAGGATCCTGCGTTCGATCCCAGCCAGAAGGCGTTCTATTACGTCCGTGTCATCGAGATCCCCACACCGACCTGGCTCGCCTATGACCGCAAGAACTACAACCTCTACGACGAGATGCCTGCAACGGCTCCGTACACCAGTCAGGAGCGGGCTTACACCAGCCCGATCTGGTACAACCCCTCCTGA
- a CDS encoding NAD(P)-dependent oxidoreductase: MLTSDLTPPASLACIGLGALGLPMAANLQAAGYDLRVHTRSRTAESDASLVGATPARAPAAAVVGCKALLLCVSDDDAVESVLWGEQGAGPALAPGSLVIDCSTISPATARAMADRLAEREVQFIDAPVTGGTEGAKAGRLSVLCGGDISNLERARPVLEVIGGSIHHFGAVGSGQQVKAINQVLVAGSYAAVAEAIALGQHLQLPMPAVIEALRHGAAGSWALEHRSTAMLNDHYPLGFKLALHHKDLSIALEAAQQAGLHLPITQAVQEQEQALMQAGFGDADVSVLRRSLPEA; the protein is encoded by the coding sequence ATGCTCACCTCAGACCTGACGCCCCCGGCTTCCCTGGCCTGCATCGGCCTGGGGGCTCTGGGGTTACCCATGGCGGCCAACCTGCAGGCCGCCGGCTACGACCTGCGCGTTCACACCCGCAGCCGTACGGCCGAGTCCGATGCATCCCTGGTTGGCGCCACCCCTGCCCGCGCTCCCGCGGCAGCCGTGGTCGGCTGCAAAGCGCTGTTGCTGTGCGTCAGCGACGACGACGCAGTGGAGTCGGTGCTGTGGGGTGAGCAGGGCGCAGGGCCGGCACTGGCCCCCGGAAGCCTGGTGATCGACTGCTCGACCATCAGCCCGGCCACCGCCCGAGCGATGGCTGATCGGCTCGCCGAGCGGGAGGTGCAGTTCATCGATGCCCCGGTGACCGGCGGAACCGAAGGCGCGAAAGCCGGCCGACTGAGCGTGCTCTGCGGCGGCGACATCAGCAATCTGGAGCGAGCCCGACCCGTGCTGGAGGTGATCGGTGGGTCGATCCACCATTTCGGGGCCGTGGGCAGCGGACAGCAGGTGAAGGCCATCAACCAGGTGCTGGTGGCCGGCAGCTATGCGGCAGTGGCGGAAGCGATCGCCTTAGGGCAGCACCTGCAACTGCCGATGCCCGCCGTGATTGAAGCCCTCCGCCATGGGGCCGCAGGCTCCTGGGCCCTTGAGCATCGCTCCACCGCGATGCTCAACGACCACTACCCGCTGGGCTTCAAGTTGGCGCTGCACCACAAGGATCTGAGCATTGCCCTCGAGGCAGCACAGCAGGCTGGCCTGCACTTGCCGATCACCCAAGCCGTGCAGGAACAGGAGCAGGCTTTGATGCAGGCCGGCTTCGGAGACGCCGATGTGTCGGTGCTGCGCCGCAGCCTGCCTGAGGCGTGA
- a CDS encoding glycosyltransferase has translation MPRLLIAASGTGGHLFPALSVAEALPSPWNVRWLGVPDRLETELVPERYGLVTVKAGGLQGRGLRKLFQLIRLLAASRDVRRLIRREHIDAVFTTGGYIAAPAILGARWCGVPVVLHESNAIPGRVTRLLGSHCTRVAVGLDAAVPRIPGCTAVVTGTPVRESFLHPQPLPDWVPTGEGPLLVVMGGSQGALGLNRMVRVLLPELLSQGCRVVHLTGSNDPDVNSIEHPGLAERPFSDAIPALLQHADLAISRAGAGSLSELAVSGTPTILVPFPQAADRHQDANAACAAALGAAVIVHQHDPDHPALRDTLHRLLKPRLRDATAGDDAAPAANPLPAMATAMQALAVKDADQQLADLLQTLAA, from the coding sequence ATGCCCCGGCTTCTGATCGCCGCCAGTGGCACCGGCGGACACCTGTTTCCCGCCCTGTCCGTGGCCGAAGCCCTCCCCAGCCCCTGGAACGTGCGCTGGCTGGGTGTTCCGGATCGGCTCGAAACCGAGCTGGTGCCTGAGCGCTATGGGCTGGTGACCGTGAAAGCTGGCGGGCTCCAGGGCCGGGGCTTGCGCAAGTTGTTTCAGCTGATTCGGCTGCTGGCGGCCAGCCGCGATGTGCGCCGCCTGATTCGCCGCGAGCACATTGATGCGGTTTTTACCACCGGGGGTTACATCGCTGCGCCCGCAATCCTCGGGGCCCGCTGGTGCGGCGTGCCCGTGGTGTTGCATGAGTCCAATGCCATTCCGGGCCGAGTAACGCGCTTGCTGGGAAGCCACTGCACCCGGGTGGCCGTCGGGTTGGATGCGGCCGTCCCCCGGATTCCAGGCTGCACCGCCGTGGTCACCGGCACCCCGGTGCGGGAAAGCTTCCTGCATCCGCAACCCTTGCCGGATTGGGTGCCAACAGGAGAGGGGCCCCTACTGGTGGTGATGGGCGGCAGCCAGGGGGCTCTGGGCCTCAATCGCATGGTGCGGGTGCTGCTGCCGGAGCTGCTCAGCCAGGGCTGCCGGGTGGTGCATCTCACAGGCAGCAACGATCCGGACGTGAACAGCATCGAGCATCCCGGCCTGGCGGAACGCCCCTTCAGCGACGCGATCCCGGCCTTGCTGCAACACGCGGATCTGGCCATCAGTCGTGCCGGTGCCGGAAGCCTGAGCGAACTGGCAGTAAGCGGAACCCCGACGATTCTGGTGCCCTTCCCCCAGGCCGCCGATCGCCATCAGGATGCCAACGCAGCCTGCGCGGCCGCCCTTGGCGCAGCCGTGATCGTGCATCAACACGACCCCGACCACCCCGCGCTGCGCGACACCTTGCACCGGCTGCTCAAGCCAAGGTTGCGTGACGCCACAGCCGGCGACGATGCCGCACCGGCCGCAAACCCCCTCCCGGCAATGGCTACCGCCATGCAGGCCTTGGCGGTGAAGGATGCCGATCAACAGCTTGCGGATCTGCTGCAAACCCTGGCGGCCTGA
- a CDS encoding histidinol-phosphate transaminase: MGSGLPPHGGNLSQEARRLGLRADQLLDASASLVPFQPPRVMRAALRRAIAGTALRDYPDRSQIALRQAIADWHDVDVACVLPGNGAAELFTWAARDAAAHGISGLPQPGFADYRRALSCWDAGVCSLPLRLDWTGSGPEAFPTPLDSDSRVGTLWLTNPHNPTGQLWSRSSLERLLDRYALVICDEAFLPLVPGGEQQSLLPLVATHPNLVVIRSLTKLLAVAGLRLGYAVAAADRLQRWQRWRDPWPVNGLALAAGQAVIADRPGLKRWSRRVEAWVADEGSWFQHQLMQLPGITPMPSSTNFCLIRSDASLVELRERVARRGVLLRDCRSFEGLGEQWLRIGLQNRRGNRRILRALAVELG, encoded by the coding sequence GTGGGCAGCGGCCTTCCACCGCATGGGGGCAACCTCAGTCAGGAGGCCAGACGCCTTGGCCTTCGAGCAGATCAGCTGCTGGATGCCAGTGCATCGTTAGTGCCCTTTCAGCCGCCCCGCGTGATGCGTGCAGCGTTGCGGCGCGCGATCGCCGGCACTGCACTGCGTGACTATCCGGATCGCAGTCAGATTGCGTTGCGCCAGGCCATCGCCGATTGGCATGACGTCGATGTCGCCTGCGTTTTGCCGGGCAATGGAGCAGCAGAGCTGTTCACCTGGGCCGCACGGGATGCAGCGGCGCATGGGATCAGCGGTCTGCCCCAACCGGGGTTTGCCGATTACCGCCGTGCTCTGTCCTGCTGGGACGCAGGTGTCTGCTCCTTGCCCCTCCGTCTCGACTGGACGGGATCCGGACCCGAGGCCTTCCCGACACCGCTGGATTCCGACAGCCGTGTGGGCACGCTCTGGCTCACCAATCCCCATAACCCCACGGGGCAGCTCTGGAGCCGGTCGTCCCTGGAACGTCTGCTGGATCGCTATGCGTTGGTGATCTGCGATGAAGCTTTCCTTCCCTTGGTCCCTGGGGGTGAGCAGCAATCGCTGCTGCCCTTGGTCGCCACTCATCCCAATCTGGTGGTGATCCGCAGCCTCACCAAGCTGTTGGCAGTGGCTGGCTTGCGGCTCGGTTACGCCGTGGCCGCGGCAGATCGCTTGCAGCGCTGGCAACGTTGGCGCGATCCATGGCCGGTGAATGGCCTGGCGCTTGCTGCCGGGCAGGCCGTCATCGCTGATCGGCCCGGGCTCAAGCGCTGGTCGCGGCGAGTGGAAGCCTGGGTCGCGGATGAAGGCTCCTGGTTCCAGCACCAGCTGATGCAGTTGCCGGGAATCACCCCGATGCCCTCCAGCACAAACTTCTGCTTGATCCGCAGTGATGCGTCCCTGGTGGAGTTGCGGGAGCGTGTTGCCCGTCGTGGGGTGCTACTGCGCGACTGCCGATCCTTCGAAGGGCTCGGGGAGCAATGGCTGCGCATCGGTCTGCAAAACCGCCGAGGCAATCGGCGCATTCTGCGGGCGTTGGCAGTTGAGCTCGGCTGA
- a CDS encoding pentapeptide repeat-containing protein — translation MTLDASHRDRYNPKDRCAAEMPAHDGTPLRINTIRINTMWASLMLGGLLGLGAGAAQANEALLQLLQERSCRGCRLADVDLVHADLRDADLREARLMRANLSRAQLDGADLNGADLSFTSLRGASLRGADLRGSQLYGTDLRDANLSGAQLDPDALEQAHWQGAQGIAGGSRSHAALHNAGVEAFLAGNWTSAETLFSDAIRSQPQEPLSWVARGISRSEQAKDDLAAADFNYAASLYQQQGSSAWADQLKAAADAISQRRFEENATEEGSGIGSQLLGGAISGLRMIAPLAAKAFMPFGLGL, via the coding sequence GTGACGCTCGACGCAAGCCACCGGGACCGATACAACCCGAAGGATCGCTGCGCTGCTGAGATGCCAGCCCACGATGGGACTCCGCTCCGGATCAACACCATCCGGATCAACACCATGTGGGCATCGCTGATGCTTGGTGGACTGCTCGGTCTTGGAGCAGGGGCCGCTCAAGCCAATGAAGCGCTGCTTCAACTCCTGCAGGAACGAAGCTGTCGCGGATGCCGGCTGGCCGATGTGGACCTCGTCCATGCAGACCTACGCGATGCCGATCTGCGTGAAGCCCGGCTGATGCGTGCCAACCTCAGCCGGGCCCAACTGGACGGCGCTGATCTCAATGGCGCCGATCTCAGCTTCACCAGCCTGCGCGGCGCATCACTGCGCGGAGCGGATCTGAGAGGGAGCCAGCTCTACGGAACGGATCTGCGAGACGCCAATCTCAGCGGTGCTCAGCTCGACCCGGACGCCCTTGAGCAGGCGCATTGGCAAGGAGCCCAGGGAATTGCAGGGGGAAGTCGCAGCCATGCAGCGCTGCATAACGCTGGAGTGGAGGCGTTCTTAGCCGGAAACTGGACATCGGCAGAAACGCTATTTAGCGATGCCATCCGCAGCCAACCGCAAGAACCCCTGAGCTGGGTGGCCCGTGGCATCAGCCGCAGCGAACAGGCCAAAGACGACCTGGCGGCAGCCGATTTCAACTACGCCGCTTCGCTGTATCAGCAACAAGGGAGCTCAGCCTGGGCTGATCAGCTCAAGGCAGCAGCTGATGCCATCAGCCAGCGCCGATTCGAAGAGAACGCAACGGAGGAAGGAAGCGGTATCGGCAGTCAACTGCTGGGCGGCGCCATTTCAGGGCTGCGCATGATCGCGCCGCTGGCCGCCAAAGCATTCATGCCATTCGGATTGGGGCTCTAA